The Fragaria vesca subsp. vesca linkage group LG2, FraVesHawaii_1.0, whole genome shotgun sequence genome includes a window with the following:
- the LOC101308050 gene encoding magnesium transporter MRS2-3-like translates to MRVQYPPTHHRSKSGTETDDPDPTRTIMSGPGMSVGGPLRKKGTGVKPWLLLDSNGQAQVVEVGKHAIMRRTGLPARDLRILDPLLSYPSTVLGRERAIVINLEHIKAIITAQEVLLLNSRDPSVIPFIDELQGKLSRHSQASKAMKAQEGNGEEAKWCDLEEAEAHLRGVGAGGAQGGEAGGNQGQEESGEGLKVLPFEFVALEVCLEAACSCLENEARTLELEAHPALDKLTSKISTLNLERVRQIKSRLVAITGRVQKVRDELEHLLDDDDDMAEMYLTEKLQLENSTTSSLTERDDMNDEGPQTDIDYRNLTEISLDATGESMNFEGDLRNTGNPAHESMDIHGTHTSSTRSITTGKTLDVEELEMLLEAYFVQIDGTLNNLSTLREYVDDTEDYINIMLDDKQNHLLQMGVMLTTATLVVSAFVVVAGIFGMNIKIDLFDDTKAGMKDWLWTIGGSTIASVVLYIIAIGWCKQKRLLE, encoded by the exons ATGAGAGTTCAATACCCTCCCACTCACCACCGATCCAAGTCCGGCACTGAAACCGACGACCCGGACCCGACCCGGACCATAATGTCCGGGCCGGGCATGTCCGTCGGCGGCCCGCTTCGCAAGAAAGGCACGGGAGTAAAGCCATGGCTGCTCCTCGACTCCAACGGCCAAGCTCAGGTGGTCGAGGTCGGCAAACACGCCATCATGCGCCGGACGGGTCTACCCGCCCGCGACCTCCGGATCCTCGACCCGCTTCTCTCGTACCCGTCGACGGTGCTCGGCCGGGAGAGAGCGATCGTGATTAACTTGGAGCACATCAAGGCCATCATTACTGCTCAGGAGGTTCTGTTGCTCAATTCCAGAGACCCGTCGGTGATTCCGTTCATCGATGAGCTTCAGGGGAAGCTCTCTCGCCATAGCCAAGCCTCCAAGGCCATGAAAGCTCAG GAGGGGAATGGCGAAGAGGCGAAATGGTGTGACTTGGAGGAGGCAGAGGCGCATTTGAGAGGTGTTGGTGCTGGTGGAGCTCAGGGAGGGGAAGCGGGTGGGAATCAAGGTCAGGAGGAGAGTGGTGAAGGATTGAAGGTACTGCCGTTCGAGTTTGTGGCGTTGGAGGTTTGTCTTGAAGCGGCTTGCAGTTGCTTGGAGAACGAG GCGAGGACGTTGGAGCTGGAAGCTCACCCGGCTTTGGATAAGCTCACGTCGAAGATTAGTACGCTCAATTTGGAACGCGTGCGTCAGATCAAGAGTCGCTTGGTGGCTATTACCGGTCGCGTTCAGAAG GTGAGGGATGAACTAGAACACTTGCTAGATGATGATGACGATATGGCTGAAATGTATTTAACTGAAAAGTTACAACTTGAAAATTCTACTACCTCATCTTTGACTGAGAGAGATGATATGAATGATGAAGGTCCACAAACAGATATAGATTACAG GAACCTCACTGAAATATCACTGGATGCTACTGGGGAATCCATGAATTTTGAAGGCGATCTTCGGAACACTGGTAACCCTGCTCATGAATCCATGGACATCCATGGGACGCATACTAGCAGCACTCGTAGTATTACAACAGGCAAGACTCTTGATGTGGAGGAGCTTGAAATGCTATTGGAGGCATATTTTGTGCAAATTGATGGTACATTAAACAATTTATCCACG CTGAGGGAGTATGTCGATGACACTGAGGATTACATCAATATCATGTTGGATGACAAACAGAACCATCTTTTGCAAATGGGGGTTATGCTGACAACAGCAACCCTGGTAGTAAGTGCCTTCGTTGTTGTGGCTGGTATCTTCGGTATGAATATTAAAATTGACCTGTTTGATGACACCAAAGCGGGGATGAAAGATTGGCTCTGGACTATTGGTGGCAGCACTATAGCCTCTGTAGTCTTGTATATAATTGCTATTGGATGGTGCAAGCAAAAACGTTTGCTGGAGTAG
- the LOC101306771 gene encoding uncharacterized protein LOC101306771 — translation MSSIGQTILMALTVTVNKFASSNVQAVQRKQRKGTKKTTPSGATTDFGRRGLLLSAAVATPQLSDSATELLKKYLKRSEDNKAKNDKQRMDDYYKRNYKDYFQFEEGPLRSKKTPLTEAEKGILDWLDSNK, via the exons ATGAGCTCAATAGGGCAGACCATCCTGATGGCACTCACTGTTACTGTGAACAAGTTTGCTTCTTCTAATGTGCAGGCAGTTCAGAGAAAACAAAGGAAAGGCACAAAGAAAACCACTCCCTCCGGCGCCACCACTGATTTTGGAAGACGAGGGCTGCTCTTATCTGCTGCTGTTGCTACTCCCCAACTTAGTGACTCTGCGACTGAGCTTCTCAAAA AGTATCTGAAGAGGTCAGAAGACAACAAGGCCAAGAATGACAAGCAG AGAATGGACGATTATTACAAGCGAAATTACAAGGACTATTTTCAGTTTGAGGAAGGACCTTTGAGGTCGAAGAAAACACCGCTTACAGAAGCAGAGAAGGGTATTCTTGATTGGCTTGACAGCAACAAATGA